The sequence TGATGTAAAAACATATTCGCAAATACATAATCTACTGAATTATCTCCAATAGGAATATTTTCCCCTACACCTTGAATGCATTTAAGATCGTTGCAGTAAGAAAACTTGTTATTTAATAAATTAAGCATTTCTTCTGATTGATCAATAGCTATCACTTTAACATTCTTTTCAATCAATCCTCCTGTTATAAATCCAGTTCCAGCACCAATATCGGCAGCTATTTTCCCTTCTTCAATATTAGCTCTTTTATAGGCAGCTAGTCTTACATCATTTGAAAAAAAGTCATTTCTCATAGAATCCCAATTGGATGCTACCTTATCAAAATAATCCTTACTTTGTTCCATTTTATTACCCCCAATATTTTTTAAAAGAAAAATCTTTTTTATTTCTTTGTATTATTGCATTTTGTGCTTGAATTTCCATTACAAAACTCAGATGAATTTTCATTTTTTTCAAGAGCATCAATAATGATATTTAATCCTTTGAAAACAGTTATCTGATCTTCTAAGGCTATTTGATTGAAAATACTTTTGAATTTATCATTCATTTTACTCTCAATATCATTGAAAAGAATCAATCCTTTTTCTGTTAACTTTATATCTACACTTCGCCTATCTGTTTCAGAGGTCATTCTAAATACAAAATCTTTTTTTACAAGACTGTCTACAGTTCTGCTCATGGTGCTAATATCTAGGTTTATTAAGTTTGCCAAATCCTTTAATGAAATATTTTTAGCACGCCCAATTTCAACTAATGCATGGCATTGAGCTAGGCTAACCTCTAAACAGCAGCTGTCCTGTTTGTTTAATAGTCCAAGTTTTCTTTCTAGCATTCTTATTAATTCTCTAAAATTTTTACTGTTAAGCTCGTTCAAAAATATCACTCCTTGGGAAAATAATAACATATTTAATTGCAAAACACAATAGTTGTGTATTGCAATTAAATATTTAAGCTAATAAAAATATTAATCTGATATATAAGCGAGGTATAATAGTAGGGGAGATGTATGCAGGAAATTAACTTAATATAAGAACTCTTAGATAGGCCATTAAAGTCATCTCAAGAGAGTAAAAAAGTATATAATAACTATTACAAATATTTTTGTGTATTGAAACAAAGGAGAATCAAAATGGAATTTAGAAAAACAGATATAATGGATATTAATCAGGTAATGAATATAATTAAACAAGCACAAACTTACTTTAAGAATCAAGGCATTGATCAATGGCAGAATAACTATCCAAATACTGAAACAATAAGAAAAGATATTGAAAATAATTATAGTTATGTGTTAATAAAAGAACACAATATTGTTGCTACTGCAGCGATTTCTTTTGACGGAGAAAAAACATACAATAATATCTATGATGGGCAATGGATTACTAATGAGGATTATGCAGTTATACATAGAATTGCAGTAGATAGTAACTATAAAGGCTCTGGATTATCATCTGAAATTATTAAAAATGTAGAAATGCTTTGCTTAAATAGAGGTATACATAGCATAAAGGTGGATACCCATGAAGAAAACTTATCTATGCAAAAGATGCTTAAGAAAAATGAATTTGAGTATTGTGGAATAATTTATTTAGAAGATGGAAGTAAAAGAATAGCCTTTGAGAAAAAACTAGATTAAAAACTATAAACTAAAAAGCTCTAAATACAATATAAATTTAGAGCTTTTTTACTTTGATTCTTAATATTCATTTTTAATGTAATTTTAGTTTTTAAGTAGTGCTATTTAAGCGGCTTGTTTCGAATTGAGTTCTTCTATTTTAGATGTTTTCTTTAGTGCTAAGCAAAGAGGTAAGGCAATTAAAGCTATAATTGTAGAAATAAAAAATAAATCATTTATTCCAGAAGTATACGCTTTTGCATGAATTAAATTATTAGGTAAATTAATCTGTGCTAAAGCTGATTCGTGATATTTTGTACGTGTTATAAGTAACGAACTAAAAATACCTATTGCTAATGCACTTGAAACCTGACGAATCCAGTTATTAACTGAAGATGCATGTCCAGATATATTTTTAGGTATAATTGACATGCCTGTATTTGTTATTGGCATAGTTGAAAAAGATATGCCTATGTATCTAACTGTCATCCATAAGATAATGTATGAATGTGGAGTATTTAAATTTAAATTTGCAACTTTAAATGAACCTAAAGCTAAAAGGGAGATTCCAATTGCAATTATTATTCGGGAATCAATTTTATTGTATAAAGTCCCAACTATAGGCATCATAAGAGCCATGGCTAAGGATGGTAATAATAAAATCAGTCCTGAATCTAGTGCAGAAAGATGTTGAATGTTTTGTAGAAAAAGAGGAGTTAATAGGGTTCCAGCATATAAACTTATTGTGACGATGCTTAATGCAATAACGCTGAAGGTATATTTGTTATATTTAAAAACTCGTATATCTAATGCAGGTGATTTCTTTTTTAGTTCTGTCATTATAAATAGAATTAACGAAATAATTCCTAAAACAAATAATCCAAGTGTCATTATTGAAGTCCAACCCCACTTTGAACCTTCACTAAAAGCTATTAATAATGATATGCTTAATGTTACAACTGTTGTAAGGCCAATAAAATCAAAAGAGTGTGAGGTTGAAGGATGGTCTTGAGGTACATAGTGAAAAATCATTAATATAGCTATGATTCCAACAGGAACATTGATAATAAAAATAGCTCTCCAATTAAAATTTTGAATTAACCATCCACTTAATGTTGGGGCAATGGCAGGGGCAAGCATTGATGCCATACTCCATAGACTTGCAGCAAAGGCTTGTCTTTCTCTCGGAATCACTTGATATAAAATAGTCATGGTTGATGGAATTATTAGTCCACTGAACATTCCTTGGATAATTCTAAAAGTAATAAGTAAAGAGATACTAAAGGAAAACGCACACAAAATTGATGATACAGTAAAACCAATAATAGCAAACAAGTATAATTTTTTATAACTAAACTTTCCACCCAAATAACCAGTTAGGGGGCAGGCTGTGCCAGTTGCAAGCATAAATCCGGTAAGAATCCATTTTACAGAATCTAAACTTGTGTTAAATTCTTTGATAAATGTTGGCAGAGCAACATTTACAGCACTGATATTAAATGTCCCTAAGAATACACCAAAAAATAATGAAATCATAACCGACCAAAAGTATAGCTCTTGTTTTTCTTTTGTTTTCATAAATATATAAACCTCCATTTTTAAGTCTTAAGTTATATGTAATTGATTATATGACAAAATGGACATATAATAATCTATATGTTACTACCTAAAGAGTAATATGTCAATTTGTACATATAAGGAGAAATGATATGAATACGTTAGCTTATGGACTTCTTGGAATTTTAGCAAATGAGCCACTTTCTGGTTATGATTTAATGTTAAAAATGAATTTATTTTGGCACACTAGGCATAGTCACATATATCCACTTCTTGCAAAGTTGGAGAAAGAAGGATGTGTTGAATTTACATTAGTTGAGCAATCAGGAAAACCTGATAAGAAGGTTTATACGTTGACACAAAAGGGAACTGAAGTTGTTAAAGAATGGTTACTACAGAATACAGACGCACCAATAAATAAAGATGAAATGTTGTTGAAGGCATATTGCATACATGTATTAGATGAGGATAGTGCCAAAAAGTTAATTAAGAGTAGAGAAGAAATGTATTATAATAAATTTCTTGCCTATGAGAAAAAGATAGCAGATTTTAAGGAGCAACATGGGGAGGAACTTAAGAAAACTGCTTCTCCTTACTTCGGAAGATTTGTTATATTAAATAAAGTATTAGCAGATGCTAAATTGGGAATGGAATGGTGTAAGTGGGTATATAGCTTTTTTGAAGGTGATAAATCAGGTAGCATTTTTGAAAAGAGTTCTTTTTTCTAGAAAAGAATTTGCATTTGCTGAAATAATCAAAGGAAATTCTTTTAATTAGAACAAAAATTAAGTATAATGTATACTGATATAAGGCATCAGAAAAATAAATAACAAGTCCTAAAATGGACTTACGTATTTTTAAAGACGCTCTAAATGAACGGAGGAAGACTATGAGATTAAGAAAGAAACCTTGGGCAAGACCAGAACTTGAATCAGTTCCATTTTTTATAACAAGTCCAAAGGATTATAAAGGAAAGTGGCAAAAGGCTTTTAATAATGATAATCCAATTTATCTTGAACTTGGTTGTGGGAAAGGACATTTTGTTGCAGTACATGGTGCTAATCACAAAGATATAAATTATGTGGCTATAGACATTAAGGATGAAGTTCTTGTTTTAGGCAAGAGAAATATAGAAAGAGAATTTAACAAGGTTGGTAGAAAACCAGAAGAAAATGTTAGACTTATGGCACAAGAAATTTCTTTAATTGAAGAAGTGTTCGATAAGGATGAGATTTCAAAGATATATATTAATTTTTGCAATCCTTGGCCAAAGAAGAAACACAAGAAGAGAAGACTTACTCATGGAAATCTATTAAAAAAATACAAAGGGTTCTTAAAGAAAAATAGTGAGATTTGGTTTAAAACAGATGATGACGAATTATTTAGAGAATCTCAAGAGTATTTTACTCAAAATGGATTTCATATAAAATACATAACTTATGATCTACATGAAAGTGGCTTTGAGTACAATGTAGAAACTGAACATGAAAGAATGTTCACTGAAATGGGCATTAAGACAAAATTCTTAATTGCTGAATACTTTGAATAAAAAATAGTTATAGAGTATATGGAGTAAAAATATAAGATAAATTTATTTTTACTCCATTTTTATGTTTATAGCACGTTGCCAATATAAAATTTGTGATGCTCAAGATGATACGTATTTAGTAAAAAGAAAAATAATTAACACTAAATAGAAAATATTTCCAAGGGAATAAAATCTTTTAGAAAAATCTTTTCGTAACAAATGTTACCGATTAATCCTGAGTGAATTGATATACTATCCTCATAAAGAAGCTATTAAATAAATTATAAATAAACTTTTAGGAGGAATAGTTCATGGGAATGTTTTGTTTTCAATGTCAAGAAACAGCAGGATGTAAAGGCTGCACAGTTAAAGGGGTATGTGGAAAGACTGAAGATTTAGCTAATCTTCAAGATTTATTAGTATATGTGGTAAAGGGCTTAAGTGATGTAGCTGTTAGAACAGAGGAAGCTGGAATAATAAATGCAAAGGTAAATAAATTTGTAGTTGAAAGTTTATTTGCAACAATTACAAATGCTAACTTTGATAATTCAGTTTTTGTTACAAGAGTAAAAGAAGGACTTACATTAAGAGAAGCGTTTATAAACGAAGGGAAAGAAAAGAATGTTGATTTCAGTAATCTTTCAGAAGCAGCATTATGGACACCAAGCAATGATGAAGAGATGCTTGAAAAAAGCACCAAGGTTGGAGTTCTTGCTACTGAAAATGAAGATATAAGAAGTCTAAGAGAACTTATTATATACGGAGTAAAAGGTTTATGTGCATATATTAAACATTCAACTCATCTAGGATATGATGATGATAATATACACAAATTTATGCATAAAGCACTTGCAGCAACATTAAATGATAATGTATCAGCTGATGAATTAGTTGCATTAACTTTAGAAACAGGTAAGTTTGGTGTAGATGCAATGGCATTACTTGACAAAGCTAATACTGAATCTTATGGAAATCCTGAAATAACTAAAGTTAACATAGGAGTTAGAAACAATCCAGCTATCTTAATAAGTGGACATGACTTAAAGGATATGGAACAATTATTAAAACAAACTGAAGGAACAGGAGTAGATGTATATACTCACTCAGAAATGTTACCAGCTAACTACTATCCAGCATTTAAAAAGTATTCACACTTTGTAGGAAACTACGGAAATGCATGGTGGAAGCAAACTTCAGAATTTGAAAGTTTCAATGGACCTATATTAATGACTACAAATTGTTTAGTACCACCAAAGGATTCATATAAAGATAGAGTTTACACTACAGGGGTTGTAGGTTTCAAGGGATTAAAGCACATAGCAACTAAAGAAGATGGAACTAAAGATTTTTCTGAAATTATTGAACATGCAAAGAAATGTGCTTCTCCAACAGAAATAGAAAAAGGAGAAATCATAGGAGGATTTGCACATAATCAAGTTATTGCGCTTGCTGATAAGGTTGTAGATGCTGTTAAGACTGGAGCTATAAAGAGATTCTTTGTAATGGCTGGTTGTGATGGAAGAGCTAAGTCAAGAGATTATTATACTGAATTTGCTAAGGCTCTACCACAAGATACAGTTATATTAACTGCAGGTTGTGCAAAATATAAATACAACAAGTTAAACTTAGGTGACATTGGAGGAATTCCAAGAGTATTAGATGCAGGACAATGTAACGATTCATTCTCTTTAGTTATGATTGCCTTAAAGTTAAAAGAAGTATTTGAGTTAGAAGATATTAATGAATTACCAATAAGCTACAATATAGCATGGTATGAACAAAAAGCAGTTATTGTATTATTAGCATTATTACATTTAGGCGTTAAGAACATTCACTTAGGACCAACTTTACCAGCATTTTTATCACCAAATGTAGCTAGTATATTAGTTGAAACATTCGGAATTGGTGGCATCACTAATGTTGAAGATGATATGAAGATGTTTTTAGCATAATAAGTAGATTAAGTAAATTATTTATCTTTGAAAGTTTATTTTTGCTAAGATTATTGTAAATATAATTAATAATTTAAAGAAAAGAATGGACACACTTTGTTGTCTGTTCTTTTTGTTGTATAATCCTAAGTATATCAAATAATATTTTGACATAATTATTTTTGTAGTAGGTAGAATAAGTTTAAAGCGATTAATGGAGGAATGAAAATGAAAAAAGTTGCAGTAGTATTTAATGGTGGAACGATAACAATGAAAATAGATGAAAGGATCCAAGCAGCTGTGCCTAGTTTAAGCAGTGAAGAAATCATGTCAATGGTAACAGGTATAGAAGGCTTTGCTAAAGTTGAAACCTTCACTTTCTCAACGCTGCCAGGACCACATATGACTCCAGAATTAATGCTTGATTTATCAAAGTATCTTAAGAAGTTAGTAGATAGAGAAGATATAGCAGGAGTAGTTGTAACTCATGGAACTGATACATTAGAAGAAACAGCTTACCTTGTAGATTTAACTTTAGATTCTGAAAAGCCAGTAGTATTTACAGGCGCAATGAGAAATGGATCTGAACTTGGGTATGATGGACCTTCAAATCTCTCAGCAGCAATATGTACAGCTATTTCAGAAGAGGCAAAAAACAGAGGGGTTTTAGTCTGCATCAACGGAGAATTAAATAGTGCAAGGGAAATTACGAAAGCTAACTCAATGGCTTTAAATGCATTTAGAACTCCAAACTTTGGTCCAATAGGTATAGTTGATAATAATATGGTTATTTTCTATAGAGAATGTGTACAAAAGCAGTTTCTAGACATTGATAAAATTGACTCAAAGGTTACTCTTATAAAATGTACTGCAGGAATGGATAGTGACTTATTAGATTATTGTGTAGATAAAGGTCAAAATGGAGTGGTATTAGAAGCCTTTGGTAGAGGAAATATTCCTCCATATATGGTGGACAGTGTTCAGAGGGCTATTGAAAAAGGAGTTTGTGTAGTAGTGGTTTCTCGTTGTTTTGAAGGAAGAGTTTGTGATTCTTACGGTTACCATGGTGGTGGAAAAGAATTAAGAAATTTAGGAGTAATATTTGGTGATAACTTACCAGGACAAAAGGCTAGAATAAAATTAATTGTAGCCTTAAGTAAAAATAAAGATAAAGAAAAGGTAAGACAATTTTTCGAGAAAGGCTTATATAATATTTAGCAGTTTGACAGTAGGAATATAAAATAATATAATAAATGTGTAGACCAGTCACTATAATTTTATGAAAGGTAAATTCATATGAGTAATAAAGCAAATACAAAAGAGAAATTTATAGAAACAGCATCTAGACTTTTTGAAGCTAAGGGATATAATGCTACAGGATTAAATGAAATATTAAATGAAAGTGGTGCACCAAAAGGATCATTATATTATCATTTTCCTAAAGGTAAAGAGGAGCTGGCTTTAGAATCTGTAAATTTGGCAGGACAAAAAATAAGAAATAATATAATTAATAACTTAAGTACTATTAAGAATCCTGTTGAAGCAATTATGAATAATATAGAAGAAATGGCAGTCATAATTGATAAAGAGCAGAGAACTAGGGATCTTTCTATAAGTTTAATTGCGCTAGAAACATATATGAGCAGTGAAGTTTTAAGAAAAGCTTGCGAAGATATTTTTTATTCTATTGAAGAAGTGTATGTTAAAAAATTAATTGAATTTGGCATTAATAGAGAAAGAGCAGAGGAACTAGGTATTGTAATTTTTGCAATGGTTGAAGGTGGAATTACTTTGTCACTTACAAAGAAGAATGGTGATTCCCTTAGATCAATTGCAAGGCAAATACCTTTGCTAATTAAGATATAAATACTTGTAAAATACCCATAATGTAATGGGTATTTTTTATGAATTTAATTATGTAGACTGGTCTAAAAAGGAGGAAAAGTTTAATGGAAGCAATGAAAACAACAAGACCAATACCTAAAATTAATACTAAAGCAATAATTGGAGTATTAGTACTAAGTGCATTTATAGCAACATTTAATGAAACTATTCTTAATGTTGCGTTATCTTCACTAATGAAAGAAATGAATGTTACAGCAGTTACCATTCAATGGTTGATAACAGGATATATGATAGTAACATCTGTAATGGTTCCAGTTACAGCTTTTTTAATACAATCTTTTGAAACAAAACAACTATATTTAGGAGCTATGACTTTATTGTTAATTGGAACTATATGTGCAGCATGTTCAGGATCATTTCCAATGTTACTTATTTCGAGAATGCTACAAGCTTCGGGTACTGGTATGATGATTCCACTTATGATGAATACTGTTTTAATGGTAACATCACCACAAAATCGTGGCTCAGCAATGGCAGTATGTGTTTGTGCAATTTCTCTAGGACCAGCCCTTGGACCAACAGTTTCAGGAATTATTTTGCAAAGTTTTAGCTGGCATGCATTATTTATAATGTTAGCTCCTATAATATGCTTTGCAATGATTTTGGGATACATATTTTTAATAAATGTATCAACGCTTACAAAACCTAAAATTGATATTTTATCAATAATATTATCAACTTTGGGAATTGGAGCAGTTATATATGGTATTAGTAGTTTAAGTGGCGATGGAAACAAAATGACTATTGGAATAATATTTATTATAGGACTATTGGCTTTAATTATATTTAGTAAAAGGCAATTATCATTAAAACAACCAATGCTTGAAATAAGAATTTTTAAGTACCCTATATTCTCTATAGGGGTAATACTTGTAATGATTTCTATGATGACAATGTTCACTATGAATGTAATGTTACCAATGTATCTTCAAGGATCACTAAAAGTTTCTACTTTTGTTGCAGCAATAGCATTATTACCAGCATCACTTGCTAACGGGTTTATAACTCCAATAGGAGGTAAAATATACGATAAATTTGGGGTGAAGGTACTTATTCCAGTTGGATTTATTATAATTTTAATTCCGTTGGCTATGCTATCAAGATCAACTTGTAATACATCATTAATCACTGTGATAATATCATATATAGTAGTGTGTATTGGTGTTGGTCTTACTATGTCACCTTGTCAAACTAATTCTCTTACGCAATTGCCAAAGAAGGATTACCCTCATGGTGTGGCTATAGTAAATACTTTTCAGCAAATATCAGCTGCTCTAGGCTCATCTTTATTTATAGGAATAATGTCAGCATCACAATTAAAAGCTATGAACAATTTAGCATCAGAAAAAGTTGCAGTGGCTACTGGATTCAGTTCAGCTACATCAGTTTCTGCAGCTATAGTTTTAGTTGGACTTTGTTTATCTTTTACATTGAGATTTAATAAGAATCAGATAAAAAGTAAGCAATAACAGGAATATAATATAAAAAGTGAATGATCTAATGCCTTGAAATAATAACGCGAATATTGACGAAAAAGTTAAAAAATAATATAATAGTATTTTGTTACTTATATAATCTTAACAATATGGGTTAAGAGTATCTACCAGATGCCTCAAATATCTGACTATAAGTTAAATTATACTAGGTATGAAAAGGTCTGTTATGGTAAAACATAATAAGACCTTTTATTACGTTAAGGGAGGAAAAAAATGAAAAACGCAGGTTACAAAGAAAACTTCTTAAGCCGTTTTGGGGACAAAGATGTGGATTTCAGGAGAGAAATTAGGGCTGGTATTACCACTTTCTTGGCAATGGCTTATATCATTGCAGTAAATCCAGCAACACTAGGGGCAACTGGAATGAATCAGAATGCTTTGGTAACAGCTACTTGCTTGGTATCAGGGCTAGCTACAATTTTAATGGGGTTATATGCTAATTTGCCTTTTGGTTTAGCACCAGGTATGGGACTGAATGCTTATTTTGCATACACTGTCTGTGGAACAATGGGAATATCATGGCAGGTAGCTTTAGCAGCAGTTTTTGTAGAAGGCATAGTTTTTATTTTATTATCGTTATTCAAAGTACGTGAAGCAGTGGTTCAAGCAATACCACTTAATTTAAAGTATGCTGTTACAGCAGGTATAGGAATGTTTATTGCTTTTATAGGTTTTGTAGATTCAGGAGTTGTAATTAAAAATGAAGCTACATTTGTAGGAATGGGAGCTTTTACTACGCCAAAGGTAGCAGTGGCTGCTGTAGGATTATTTTTAATCGTTGTACTTGAAAAAAAGAAAGTTAAAGGATCTATTCTTTGGGGAATTATTGGTGCAACAATTGTAGCTTGGGGATATGCTTTTATAAATCCTGCTTCAGCTGAATTTTTTGGAATTAGTATGCCTAAAGGGGTTGTTGCATTTGCACCGCTTTCTC comes from Clostridium sp. TW13 and encodes:
- a CDS encoding NCS2 family permease, which translates into the protein MKNAGYKENFLSRFGDKDVDFRREIRAGITTFLAMAYIIAVNPATLGATGMNQNALVTATCLVSGLATILMGLYANLPFGLAPGMGLNAYFAYTVCGTMGISWQVALAAVFVEGIVFILLSLFKVREAVVQAIPLNLKYAVTAGIGMFIAFIGFVDSGVVIKNEATFVGMGAFTTPKVAVAAVGLFLIVVLEKKKVKGSILWGIIGATIVAWGYAFINPASAEFFGISMPKGVVAFAPLSPIAGKLDLGYMMNSKNLLTFIGIVFTFLFVDFFDTVGTLVGVASRANMLKEDGSVPNVGKALMTDAIATTAAGLVGVSAIATYVESAAGVEEGGRTGFTAIVTGVLFLLAMFFSPLFVAIPTCATAPALIYVGYLMLESVKNIDFSDITEALPAFLIIALMPLTYSIGDGLTVGILSYVIINLIVNFTVKDKAKKKKISIVMLVLAVIFILKLFLPAIMKLF
- a CDS encoding class I SAM-dependent methyltransferase — protein: MEQSKDYFDKVASNWDSMRNDFFSNDVRLAAYKRANIEEGKIAADIGAGTGFITGGLIEKNVKVIAIDQSEEMLNLLNNKFSYCNDLKCIQGVGENIPIGDNSVDYVFANMFLHHIENPNVVLKEMYRILKTNGKLIITDLDKHNFEFLKTEQYDVWMGFNRKDMKNWFEEAGFKNVTVDCVGSNCCADSKCGCSKASISIFVAYGEKI
- a CDS encoding GNAT family N-acetyltransferase, yielding MEFRKTDIMDINQVMNIIKQAQTYFKNQGIDQWQNNYPNTETIRKDIENNYSYVLIKEHNIVATAAISFDGEKTYNNIYDGQWITNEDYAVIHRIAVDSNYKGSGLSSEIIKNVEMLCLNRGIHSIKVDTHEENLSMQKMLKKNEFEYCGIIYLEDGSKRIAFEKKLD
- a CDS encoding asparaginase encodes the protein MKKVAVVFNGGTITMKIDERIQAAVPSLSSEEIMSMVTGIEGFAKVETFTFSTLPGPHMTPELMLDLSKYLKKLVDREDIAGVVVTHGTDTLEETAYLVDLTLDSEKPVVFTGAMRNGSELGYDGPSNLSAAICTAISEEAKNRGVLVCINGELNSAREITKANSMALNAFRTPNFGPIGIVDNNMVIFYRECVQKQFLDIDKIDSKVTLIKCTAGMDSDLLDYCVDKGQNGVVLEAFGRGNIPPYMVDSVQRAIEKGVCVVVVSRCFEGRVCDSYGYHGGGKELRNLGVIFGDNLPGQKARIKLIVALSKNKDKEKVRQFFEKGLYNI
- a CDS encoding DHA2 family efflux MFS transporter permease subunit, producing the protein MKTKEKQELYFWSVMISLFFGVFLGTFNISAVNVALPTFIKEFNTSLDSVKWILTGFMLATGTACPLTGYLGGKFSYKKLYLFAIIGFTVSSILCAFSFSISLLITFRIIQGMFSGLIIPSTMTILYQVIPRERQAFAASLWSMASMLAPAIAPTLSGWLIQNFNWRAIFIINVPVGIIAILMIFHYVPQDHPSTSHSFDFIGLTTVVTLSISLLIAFSEGSKWGWTSIMTLGLFVLGIISLILFIMTELKKKSPALDIRVFKYNKYTFSVIALSIVTISLYAGTLLTPLFLQNIQHLSALDSGLILLLPSLAMALMMPIVGTLYNKIDSRIIIAIGISLLALGSFKVANLNLNTPHSYIILWMTVRYIGISFSTMPITNTGMSIIPKNISGHASSVNNWIRQVSSALAIGIFSSLLITRTKYHESALAQINLPNNLIHAKAYTSGINDLFFISTIIALIALPLCLALKKTSKIEELNSKQAA
- a CDS encoding PadR family transcriptional regulator is translated as MNTLAYGLLGILANEPLSGYDLMLKMNLFWHTRHSHIYPLLAKLEKEGCVEFTLVEQSGKPDKKVYTLTQKGTEVVKEWLLQNTDAPINKDEMLLKAYCIHVLDEDSAKKLIKSREEMYYNKFLAYEKKIADFKEQHGEELKKTASPYFGRFVILNKVLADAKLGMEWCKWVYSFFEGDKSGSIFEKSSFF
- the hcp gene encoding hydroxylamine reductase — protein: MGMFCFQCQETAGCKGCTVKGVCGKTEDLANLQDLLVYVVKGLSDVAVRTEEAGIINAKVNKFVVESLFATITNANFDNSVFVTRVKEGLTLREAFINEGKEKNVDFSNLSEAALWTPSNDEEMLEKSTKVGVLATENEDIRSLRELIIYGVKGLCAYIKHSTHLGYDDDNIHKFMHKALAATLNDNVSADELVALTLETGKFGVDAMALLDKANTESYGNPEITKVNIGVRNNPAILISGHDLKDMEQLLKQTEGTGVDVYTHSEMLPANYYPAFKKYSHFVGNYGNAWWKQTSEFESFNGPILMTTNCLVPPKDSYKDRVYTTGVVGFKGLKHIATKEDGTKDFSEIIEHAKKCASPTEIEKGEIIGGFAHNQVIALADKVVDAVKTGAIKRFFVMAGCDGRAKSRDYYTEFAKALPQDTVILTAGCAKYKYNKLNLGDIGGIPRVLDAGQCNDSFSLVMIALKLKEVFELEDINELPISYNIAWYEQKAVIVLLALLHLGVKNIHLGPTLPAFLSPNVASILVETFGIGGITNVEDDMKMFLA
- a CDS encoding TetR/AcrR family transcriptional regulator, which translates into the protein MSNKANTKEKFIETASRLFEAKGYNATGLNEILNESGAPKGSLYYHFPKGKEELALESVNLAGQKIRNNIINNLSTIKNPVEAIMNNIEEMAVIIDKEQRTRDLSISLIALETYMSSEVLRKACEDIFYSIEEVYVKKLIEFGINRERAEELGIVIFAMVEGGITLSLTKKNGDSLRSIARQIPLLIKI
- a CDS encoding MarR family winged helix-turn-helix transcriptional regulator; the encoded protein is MNELNSKNFRELIRMLERKLGLLNKQDSCCLEVSLAQCHALVEIGRAKNISLKDLANLINLDISTMSRTVDSLVKKDFVFRMTSETDRRSVDIKLTEKGLILFNDIESKMNDKFKSIFNQIALEDQITVFKGLNIIIDALEKNENSSEFCNGNSSTKCNNTKK
- a CDS encoding MDR family MFS transporter, with protein sequence MEAMKTTRPIPKINTKAIIGVLVLSAFIATFNETILNVALSSLMKEMNVTAVTIQWLITGYMIVTSVMVPVTAFLIQSFETKQLYLGAMTLLLIGTICAACSGSFPMLLISRMLQASGTGMMIPLMMNTVLMVTSPQNRGSAMAVCVCAISLGPALGPTVSGIILQSFSWHALFIMLAPIICFAMILGYIFLINVSTLTKPKIDILSIILSTLGIGAVIYGISSLSGDGNKMTIGIIFIIGLLALIIFSKRQLSLKQPMLEIRIFKYPIFSIGVILVMISMMTMFTMNVMLPMYLQGSLKVSTFVAAIALLPASLANGFITPIGGKIYDKFGVKVLIPVGFIIILIPLAMLSRSTCNTSLITVIISYIVVCIGVGLTMSPCQTNSLTQLPKKDYPHGVAIVNTFQQISAALGSSLFIGIMSASQLKAMNNLASEKVAVATGFSSATSVSAAIVLVGLCLSFTLRFNKNQIKSKQ
- the trmB gene encoding tRNA (guanosine(46)-N7)-methyltransferase TrmB codes for the protein MRLRKKPWARPELESVPFFITSPKDYKGKWQKAFNNDNPIYLELGCGKGHFVAVHGANHKDINYVAIDIKDEVLVLGKRNIEREFNKVGRKPEENVRLMAQEISLIEEVFDKDEISKIYINFCNPWPKKKHKKRRLTHGNLLKKYKGFLKKNSEIWFKTDDDELFRESQEYFTQNGFHIKYITYDLHESGFEYNVETEHERMFTEMGIKTKFLIAEYFE